In Bacillota bacterium, the genomic window CGGGTTTCCTTGCAGGAGTCTCCGGCGCGGGCTTCGGTGCCTGGTCAGGCCGGGCCGGCTGGTGGTGCCCGTTGGACTTCAGCAGCACGCTGAAGTCCGAGAGCCAAATCTCCAGCTGCCGGCCGGCCTCGTCCCGACTCACCTTCAGCTTGCCGTCTACGATGAGGTAGTCCCCCTTGGACAGGCCGGCCTCCTGCACCCTCTTCGCCAGCCGGTCCCAGGCGTTGATGGGCACCACCTCCCGGCGGCCGTCGTCGGAGATCTCAAAAAGCAGCCGGGCCTTGAGGCAGCTTGAGCCGTCCTTCCGCTTCACCTGGCTCACCGCCGGCGGCTGCACAACCTCCCCCGCGAGCGTGACGCGGTTCAAACACATCCCTCCCTTTGCTTCCTGCAACTCCGGGAACCGGCCGCCCAGGAGCAGGTCGTCGAGGCCCTTGCCCCAGGCGACGGGCCAGTAAGCACGCGAGACACGGTAGCCCGCCGCCCGCAGGGCCTCTTCCAGGCTGCGGGCGGCCGCGTCCACGTGCGGATTGGTCTCGGCATCGGAGTCGAACGCCACCACCACTGACCCGGCCCCCAGGGCCTCCAGGGCCTCAAACAGGCCGGCCGACCGCCAGGTGTTCACGCCCGGCACCGCCAGCACCGGCTCGCCCAGGCGCGAGGCGGCAATGTCCGCCTTCAGCGGCCCCTCGGTGATCCACACCCTGGGGCCGCCGGGCGGCCCCAGTGCCGACACGTGGCACAGGGCCCGCGCCGGCGTGCCGCCCGGCCTGCCCGCGGACGACAGCCACACGTACCGGGGCCCGCCACCGGACGCGTCCCGGCGCACTTGCAGGCCCACAATCCTCCCCGAAGCGTCCCGCACCGGCACAAGCAGGCCGGGAGGGCCGGCCACGCGCCACTTCCCTCCCGCGCGCCAGAAGCCGGGCACCCCGGCCGGGTCGGCCCGGGCCGCCACCCGCTCCCCCAGGTCCGCGCGGCCGCTTTCGGGCAGCGTGCGGTACATCCCCGCCTGGATCTGCTCCGGGTCCAGGCCGCGGGCGGGCGAGAGCAGGTGCTCCCGGTGAACCGCGCTCAGGCCCAGCGCCGCGAGCAGGGCGCGGTAGACCCCATCCAGCTTGGCAGCGTCGGCCACCGCAGGCGCCGAAACCTGGGGGGCAGGCCGCGCGGAGAGCACCACGGCTCCCGCGCGCAGCCTGCCCCGGGCCCCGCACCGGAAGCAGAAAAACACGCCCTTCTGGGCGTTGCCGTAGAGGTGCCCGCCGCGGTCCCCGCAAAAAGGGCAGTTGGCCCGCGCCTCCGCCC contains:
- a CDS encoding DUF3854 domain-containing protein — its product is MGLVLEPSAVGLRFSPGRAEARANCPFCGDRGGHLYGNAQKGVFFCFRCGARGRLRAGAVVLSARPAPQVSAPAVADAAKLDGVYRALLAALGLSAVHREHLLSPARGLDPEQIQAGMYRTLPESGRADLGERVAARADPAGVPGFWRAGGKWRVAGPPGLLVPVRDASGRIVGLQVRRDASGGGPRYVWLSSAGRPGGTPARALCHVSALGPPGGPRVWITEGPLKADIAASRLGEPVLAVPGVNTWRSAGLFEALEALGAGSVVVAFDSDAETNPHVDAAARSLEEALRAAGYRVSRAYWPVAWGKGLDDLLLGGRFPELQEAKGGMCLNRVTLAGEVVQPPAVSQVKRKDGSSCLKARLLFEISDDGRREVVPINAWDRLAKRVQEAGLSKGDYLIVDGKLKVSRDEAGRQLEIWLSDFSVLLKSNGHHQPARPDQAPKPAPETPARKP